The genomic DNA CCAGTGATAAATGATGCAATAATTTTTACCTATTTATCGGTAGAACGGGTCACaaatagagttgtccgatattaataATATCAGCCGATaagagcattttaaaaaatgatattggataatatcgacatcggtttttcattattggttttgggccaatatgcatttgCCTTTAAAGTGAATGGAGAAACCTTTGCTTTTGTAGAAGGGCTGGTCACATCATAGCACAGCTtcccttattttttttaaagaatatatgtTTGGaaaaaacttgaagttgttacatttatcataatTAAAGCAtctagtggggcatcacaatacaattagccataatatgtgaaGTCTacaaccgcatatatcggtatcagataTTTGAAAGTGGAAAATATCGAGATATCgggtaaaaagtcattatcggacaactgcaGTTAACAAAAGTataaaatgtacagtatgaagATAAATAGAAAATGTACTCATTTAAGAGATCCCCATCCACGTGATCGGATCTGATATCGTGCCTGATCATATCATTTTCACAGGATTGGAATCAGGTCAAAAAGAGTTTGATGTAAAGACTATGAAGAACTTAAAatgtgttaatttatttttaagtattcactcattggctgccatggtggtagacgtcaaatccaattTGACCTGGGGGCTGCCACGATTGAACATATGTATATACTGgtataaatataaaatttataaatatatatgcaaCACTATTAATTCTACAGTATAAACATATTTATATTTACACTACTAAAACAAATTCTCAAAATATTTCAACGTAAATTGTCTAAAGCCTCATTTTGTGATTTACAAAATAAAGGGATTTgtgatattttttccacttCATTGGAAACGCTGTTGTACCAATAACCGTTTTATAATtcgtctttagtattttttatttattcatttatttgtttgtatGAGGGGGCACTGAGGAGTTATCATGCCCAGGGAGTCACTCAGGCTAGAATTGCCCCTGGCTGTATAGAAGCACTTTTTTCTCCATCCTGAAATTTCACCCCAAAGCTCGAATCTACTttccacgtggggaaaaaacagtTTGTCATTGCTTGattgaattacaaaaaaaaaaaaaaaaaaacaaacaaaaaaaacagacattcaCTGTCCACAGATATGAGCGacagatttaaaaatatatctataatataattaaaaaattacgtgTTCCCATTTAGACATCTGTGAACATCCTGGTGATATTCACGCAGTTCTGACTGTTGATTTGAGGCCGCTTGTCTTGCTCCTCCACGTCGACGTGCGGGTCTCCTTTTCCGGCGAAGGAGTCGAATGACCCCCGCGGCCGCAGGAGCTCCGCGCTGGGCGAGTTCTCGGCCGGGGGTTCCCCTGACGGTGGCTGCTCATCGGCGTCCGTCTCGCGGTGGTAGAAGTAGTTGAAGTTGGACACTATGACTGGCACCGGCAAAGCGATGGTTAGCACGCCGGCGATGGCGCACAAGGAGCCCACAATTTTTCCCCCGATGGTCACCGGATGCATGTCCCCGTAACCCACCGTCGTCATGGTGACCACAGCCCACCAAAAGGCATCCGGGATGCTGCTGAAGCTGGACGTGGGGTCGTCCGCCTCGGCGAAGTAGACCGCGCTGGAGAAAAGGATGACTccgatgaaaaggaaaaaaatgagcaAACCCAACTCTCTCATGCTGGCTTTGAGGGTCTGCCCGAGGATTTGGAGCCCCTTGGAATGTCGAGACAGCTTGAAGATCCGAAAAACCCTCACCAGGCGGATGACCCGGAGGATGGCGAGGGACATGCTGGCCTGCTGGCCCCTGTTACTCTCCGTTTCAGCCAGCTCAGTGCCCAGCGTGATAAAGTACGGGATGATGGCCACCACGTCGATGACGTTCATGATGTTCCTGGAGAACGTGGTTTTACTAGGACACGAGAAGAACCGCACAATGAGCTCAAAGGAGAACCAGATGATGCACAACGTCTCGATGACGAAAAAAGGGTCAGTGAAGGGGCTAAAGGCGTTCGATAGGGGTCCCCCGCCGTCCGTACTGTTCCGGGTGAGCGTCGTGTTTCGGTCCCGCTCGTCGGAGAACTCTGGAAGGGTCTCCATGCAGAATATTACGATGGAGATTAGGATGACGAGCACGGACACAATGGCAATCCCTCGCGCCGGACCCGAACTCTCCGGGTGTTCGAATAGAAGCCAGATTTGTTTCTGAAAGTCGTTTTGAGGCAAGACGCGCTCCTCTTCCTTAATGAAACCTTCATCTTCGCGGAATTTCTCCATGGCGTCCTCGCCGAGTTGATAAAATCGAATTTCCTCTGAGAATATATCGATTGGAACATTGACGGGTCTCCTGATGCGCCCTCCGGATTGATAATAGTAGAGAATAGCGTCGAAGCTGGGTCGGTTCCGGTCGAAGAAGTACTCGTTCCGGAGAGGGTCGAAGTAGCGCATCCTCTTGCGGGGGTCGCCCAGTAGCGTCTCGGGGAACTGGCTGAAAGTTTGCAGCCGCGTCTCGAAGCGCAAACCCGAGATGTTGATGACTACGCGCTCGCAGCAACCCAGATCGAACCGGCCCAGGTGCGTCAGGTTTGGGTTCGACCCGTTCGGGATGTTTTccactgtcatgtcgtcgtcatGTGTGAGCCGCTGCCCAACGGAAGA from Corythoichthys intestinalis isolate RoL2023-P3 chromosome 9, ASM3026506v1, whole genome shotgun sequence includes the following:
- the LOC130921712 gene encoding potassium voltage-gated channel subfamily A member 3-like translates to MDHRDSGVIPSPPSSVGQRLTHDDDMTVENIPNGSNPNLTHLGRFDLGCCERVVINISGLRFETRLQTFSQFPETLLGDPRKRMRYFDPLRNEYFFDRNRPSFDAILYYYQSGGRIRRPVNVPIDIFSEEIRFYQLGEDAMEKFREDEGFIKEEERVLPQNDFQKQIWLLFEHPESSGPARGIAIVSVLVILISIVIFCMETLPEFSDERDRNTTLTRNSTDGGGPLSNAFSPFTDPFFVIETLCIIWFSFELIVRFFSCPSKTTFSRNIMNVIDVVAIIPYFITLGTELAETESNRGQQASMSLAILRVIRLVRVFRIFKLSRHSKGLQILGQTLKASMRELGLLIFFLFIGVILFSSAVYFAEADDPTSSFSSIPDAFWWAVVTMTTVGYGDMHPVTIGGKIVGSLCAIAGVLTIALPVPVIVSNFNYFYHRETDADEQPPSGEPPAENSPSAELLRPRGSFDSFAGKGDPHVDVEEQDKRPQINSQNCVNITRMFTDV